A DNA window from Arachis duranensis cultivar V14167 chromosome 3, aradu.V14167.gnm2.J7QH, whole genome shotgun sequence contains the following coding sequences:
- the LOC127745734 gene encoding ATP synthase epsilon chain, chloroplastic, protein MTLNLCVLTPNRIVWDSEVKEIILSTNSGQIGVLPNHAPIATAVDIGILRIRLNDQWVTMALMGGFARIGNNKITILVNDAEKSSDIDPEEAKQTLEIAEANLS, encoded by the coding sequence ATGACTTTAAATCTTTGTGTACTGACCCCCAATCGAATTGTTTGGGATTCAGAAGTGAAGGAAATTATTTTGTCCACTAATAGTGGACAAATTGGAGTATTACCAAATCATGCACCTATTGCTACAGCTGTAGATATAGGTATCTTGAGAATACGCCTTAATGACCAATGGGTAACAATGGCTCTGATGGGTGGTTTTGCTAGAATAGGCAATAATAAGATCACCATTTTAGTAAATGATGCCGAGAAGAGTAGTGACATTGATCCAGAAGAAGCTAAACAAACTCTTGAAATAGCAGAAGCTAACTTGAGTTAA